The proteins below come from a single uncultured Dethiosulfovibrio sp. genomic window:
- the nusG gene encoding transcription termination/antitermination protein NusG: MATNTDRQWFIVQTYAGYENKVKANLDQRIATMGMEDKIFNVLVPVEEKMVVKDGKSKKVTKKLFPSYVLVEMVMEDQPWYVVRHTPGVTGFVGSGNHPIPLSQKEIDDVMDKIGGSAGKKGDRPTFDMNFAKGDVIKVKCGPFEGAVGPIVDILPDKGKVKFSVSVFGRDTLVEIDYTELEKL, encoded by the coding sequence ATGGCGACCAATACAGACAGACAATGGTTCATCGTACAGACCTACGCGGGATACGAGAACAAGGTCAAGGCTAACCTTGACCAGAGGATTGCCACCATGGGAATGGAGGACAAGATATTTAACGTCCTGGTCCCTGTGGAGGAGAAGATGGTGGTCAAGGACGGCAAGTCCAAAAAGGTCACCAAAAAGCTGTTCCCTAGCTACGTTTTAGTCGAGATGGTAATGGAGGATCAGCCGTGGTACGTAGTCCGTCATACTCCTGGTGTGACTGGCTTTGTAGGTTCAGGCAATCATCCAATCCCTCTTAGCCAAAAAGAGATCGACGATGTCATGGATAAAATCGGTGGTTCCGCCGGAAAGAAAGGCGACAGGCCGACTTTCGATATGAACTTCGCCAAAGGGGATGTCATAAAGGTCAAATGCGGCCCCTTCGAGGGTGCGGTAGGCCCCATAGTGGACATCCTGCCCGACAAGGGGAAGGTCAAGTTTTCCGTCTCCGTATTTGGAAGGGATACCCTCGTCGAAATAGACTATACAGAGCTGGAAAAGCTCTAG
- the secE gene encoding preprotein translocase subunit SecE, producing the protein MQKFFDFLREARAELKKVTWPGKQQVWYSTLVVIFVTLLVAVYLGIVDMALTGIFSRVIG; encoded by the coding sequence GTGCAGAAATTCTTCGATTTTCTTCGTGAGGCCAGAGCCGAGCTCAAGAAAGTAACGTGGCCTGGCAAGCAGCAGGTTTGGTATTCCACCCTGGTCGTCATATTCGTGACCCTACTTGTAGCTGTCTACCTCGGGATCGTCGATATGGCGTTGACGGGAATCTTCTCGAGGGTTATTGGATAG
- the rpmG gene encoding 50S ribosomal protein L33, with translation MADQIGLQCTECKRRNYISSVNKKNMSGKLELSKFCKFCKKHTLHKETK, from the coding sequence ATGGCAGATCAGATAGGCCTTCAGTGTACCGAGTGCAAGAGGCGGAACTATATCAGCTCAGTGAACAAGAAGAACATGAGTGGAAAACTGGAACTGAGCAAGTTCTGCAAGTTCTGCAAAAAACACACCTTGCATAAAGAGACCAAGTAG
- the tuf gene encoding elongation factor Tu: MAKEKFARTKPHLNIGTIGHIDHGKTSLTAAISKSLASAGFADYSKFEDIDKAPEERERGITINISHIEYQTEKRHYAHIDCPGHADYIKNMITGAAQMDGGILVVSAADGPMPQTREHVLLARQVNVPALVVFMNKVDMVDDDELLDLVEMEIRELLDKYNFPGDDVPIVRGSALKVLEESDGTRDDKWSKAIWELMDACDSYFPDPVRDTDKTFLMPIEDVFTITGRGTVVTGRVEQGVIHSGDEVEIVGIRDTQKTVATSLEMFRKILDEALAGDNVGVLLRGTGKDDVERGQVLAKPGSIKPHTKFKAEVYVLKKEEGGRHTPFFKGYKPQFYFRTTDVTGAIELPEGVEMVMPGDNATFKVELIHPIAMDPGLRFAIREGGHTVGAGVVTEILE, from the coding sequence ATGGCGAAAGAGAAATTTGCAAGAACAAAGCCTCATCTTAACATTGGTACCATCGGTCACATAGACCACGGCAAGACCAGCCTTACCGCTGCGATCTCCAAGAGCCTCGCCTCTGCGGGATTTGCCGACTACTCCAAGTTCGAGGACATCGACAAGGCACCTGAGGAGAGAGAGCGTGGGATAACCATCAACATCTCCCACATCGAGTATCAGACCGAGAAGCGTCACTACGCTCACATCGACTGCCCTGGCCACGCCGACTACATCAAGAACATGATCACCGGTGCGGCTCAGATGGACGGCGGTATTCTCGTGGTCTCCGCAGCCGACGGCCCGATGCCTCAGACCCGCGAGCACGTCCTTCTTGCCCGTCAGGTCAACGTGCCCGCTCTCGTGGTCTTCATGAACAAAGTCGACATGGTCGACGACGACGAGCTCCTTGACCTGGTCGAAATGGAGATCCGTGAGCTTCTCGACAAGTACAACTTCCCTGGAGACGACGTGCCTATAGTCCGTGGATCCGCCCTTAAGGTCCTTGAGGAGAGCGACGGCACCAGAGATGATAAGTGGAGCAAGGCGATCTGGGAGCTCATGGACGCCTGCGACAGCTACTTCCCCGATCCGGTCCGTGACACCGACAAGACCTTCCTCATGCCCATCGAGGACGTCTTCACCATCACCGGCCGTGGCACCGTCGTTACCGGCCGTGTGGAGCAGGGAGTCATTCACTCCGGCGACGAGGTGGAGATAGTAGGAATCAGGGATACCCAGAAGACCGTGGCTACCTCTCTCGAGATGTTCCGCAAGATCCTCGACGAGGCCCTCGCTGGGGACAACGTAGGTGTCCTTCTTCGTGGAACCGGCAAAGACGACGTCGAGCGTGGTCAGGTTCTGGCCAAGCCCGGATCGATCAAGCCCCACACCAAGTTCAAGGCCGAGGTTTACGTTCTCAAGAAGGAAGAGGGCGGCCGTCATACCCCCTTCTTCAAGGGCTACAAGCCTCAGTTCTACTTCCGTACCACCGACGTAACCGGAGCCATCGAGCTTCCTGAGGGAGTCGAGATGGTCATGCCTGGGGACAACGCCACCTTCAAGGTCGAGCTTATCCACCCCATCGCCATGGATCCGGGCCTTCGTTTCGCCATCCGTGAGGGCGGTCACACCGTCGGCGCTGGTGTCGTAACCGAGATATTAGAGTAA
- a CDS encoding TolC family protein, translated as MIRSLSMGILCIFLCANPLLAEETLTVEKALELAYDNNPVLMASLSKEEQARQQIAQVRASRLPQLGVSLAGQFSKDATTYAVLGPTGAPTGNVAAAGWQNAFQAALSLNWLLYSSGTVPNAVKAKEFALQGVEAQSVRTGQAVENGVRKAYYSLQRARAKLLVAQEALDLAKEHLSQVESFYKYGVVAKNQVLRVQVDVSDGKLNVIKAENAVEVGWSALERAVGTALKDRYILPESETSVSDRTVPEDPLSEAMVYRPELVALEYSRRSALSMAKSAAGTRGPQVGLQGQLKEVDNSFFPNGNDDWTVSISATWTFFDGGESLAKEREAKAAAQELVHSIEDLKKQISMEISSGKLNLESALQRIEVARDQVASAEEDYRMALKRYTANVGTNIDVLDARVSLSNAKTQLVDAVYDTYTARSDLEYAVGSSRKFVLKSDS; from the coding sequence ATGATTCGAAGTCTATCAATGGGGATTCTCTGTATATTTCTGTGTGCAAATCCCCTTTTAGCGGAAGAAACCTTAACGGTTGAGAAGGCCCTGGAGCTGGCTTACGACAACAACCCAGTCCTGATGGCCTCTCTGTCAAAAGAGGAACAGGCCAGGCAGCAGATAGCCCAGGTTCGAGCGTCCAGACTGCCTCAGCTAGGGGTATCTCTGGCGGGCCAATTCTCCAAAGACGCCACTACTTACGCCGTCTTAGGTCCCACAGGTGCTCCCACAGGGAATGTGGCCGCTGCGGGCTGGCAAAATGCCTTTCAGGCCGCCCTTAGCCTCAACTGGCTCCTCTACAGTAGCGGAACCGTCCCTAACGCCGTAAAGGCCAAGGAATTCGCGTTACAAGGGGTTGAGGCCCAGTCGGTCAGGACCGGTCAGGCGGTGGAGAACGGCGTCAGAAAGGCCTATTACTCCCTTCAGAGGGCCAGGGCAAAGCTTCTAGTCGCTCAAGAGGCCCTGGATCTGGCGAAAGAACACCTCTCCCAGGTCGAATCGTTCTATAAATACGGTGTCGTGGCCAAAAACCAGGTGCTCAGGGTTCAAGTCGACGTCTCCGACGGAAAACTGAACGTTATCAAAGCGGAAAACGCTGTGGAGGTAGGTTGGAGTGCCCTTGAGAGGGCTGTGGGAACCGCCCTAAAGGATCGATACATCCTCCCTGAGTCGGAGACTTCCGTCTCCGACCGTACGGTGCCGGAGGACCCACTTTCCGAGGCGATGGTCTATCGGCCTGAGCTGGTCGCTTTGGAGTATTCCAGGCGGTCCGCCCTGTCTATGGCAAAATCGGCCGCCGGAACGAGAGGTCCTCAAGTTGGGCTTCAGGGGCAGCTCAAAGAGGTGGACAATTCCTTCTTCCCCAACGGTAACGACGATTGGACGGTATCTATCTCCGCTACCTGGACCTTCTTCGACGGAGGAGAAAGCCTCGCTAAAGAGAGGGAGGCTAAGGCCGCCGCTCAGGAGCTCGTCCACTCCATAGAGGACCTTAAAAAACAGATCTCCATGGAAATTTCCTCCGGCAAACTAAATCTTGAGTCCGCTCTCCAGAGGATCGAGGTGGCCAGGGACCAGGTGGCCAGTGCGGAAGAGGACTATCGAATGGCACTGAAAAGATATACCGCTAACGTGGGCACCAACATAGACGTTTTGGACGCCAGGGTCTCTCTCTCGAACGCTAAAACCCAGCTGGTGGACGCCGTTTACGACACCTATACCGCCAGGTCCGACCTGGAGTACGCCGTAGGCTCTTCAAGGAAATTCGTCCTGAAATCCGATAGTTGA
- the mgtE gene encoding magnesium transporter — MLERKCFSEAKENLSAMEPADIAEGLEELSSSQMVLYFRLLPKDLAIEVFEVMKWDEQQRLIEHVTDKEVREIIEDMSDDDRTVLLDELPAKTVKKLLLQLSPEERQLANRLLNYPEESAGRVMTPEFIDLKKGMTAEEAVARIRSVARKKETIYTCFVIDDARHLQGVVELEDLIMAGSKTEVESIMDDEPVYVNTTTDQEEVARVMSRYDLHTIPVVDKENRLVGIVTFDDVLDILEEEATEDFERMAGIQPVEDSYLDVNILTMARKRFMWLVICIITEAFTSTVLKHYSPTIQTVVALTYFIPLLIGTGGNAGTQAATLMIRGMTVGDITRKDIGKILLRETASGLLLGGALAVLGFARAMMLDTGFDVAMVLTFAIVSVVLMGNLAGAVLPLIARALKMDPAIMSGPFITTIVDVFGLIVYFEIARMVLKT; from the coding sequence ATGTTGGAGCGCAAGTGTTTTTCCGAGGCTAAGGAAAATCTATCCGCCATGGAGCCAGCGGATATTGCGGAAGGGCTGGAGGAGCTTTCTTCCTCCCAGATGGTCCTCTATTTCAGGCTTCTTCCGAAGGATCTGGCCATAGAGGTCTTTGAGGTAATGAAGTGGGACGAACAGCAACGGCTTATCGAACACGTCACAGACAAAGAGGTACGGGAGATAATCGAGGACATGTCCGACGACGATCGGACGGTGCTTCTGGACGAACTCCCAGCCAAGACGGTCAAAAAACTTCTCCTCCAGCTTTCTCCGGAGGAGAGACAGCTCGCCAACCGACTGCTGAACTACCCTGAGGAATCCGCTGGTAGGGTGATGACCCCCGAATTTATCGACTTAAAAAAAGGCATGACCGCCGAGGAGGCGGTGGCGAGGATAAGGTCGGTCGCCAGAAAGAAAGAGACCATCTATACCTGTTTCGTCATAGATGACGCTAGGCACCTTCAGGGGGTCGTCGAACTGGAGGATCTCATAATGGCGGGATCCAAAACTGAAGTAGAATCCATAATGGACGATGAACCCGTCTACGTCAACACCACCACCGATCAGGAAGAGGTAGCCAGGGTTATGTCCCGCTACGACCTCCATACCATTCCGGTGGTGGATAAAGAGAATAGGCTGGTCGGCATAGTGACTTTCGACGACGTTTTAGATATCCTTGAGGAAGAGGCCACCGAAGACTTCGAGAGAATGGCGGGGATTCAGCCAGTCGAGGACAGTTATCTCGACGTGAACATCCTCACTATGGCCAGAAAGAGGTTTATGTGGCTGGTCATATGCATAATCACCGAGGCCTTTACGTCCACCGTCCTTAAACACTATTCTCCGACGATACAGACGGTGGTCGCCCTGACCTACTTCATTCCTCTGCTTATAGGCACCGGTGGAAACGCCGGTACCCAGGCCGCTACCCTCATGATCCGAGGTATGACCGTAGGGGACATAACTAGAAAGGACATAGGTAAAATACTTCTCAGGGAGACCGCTTCAGGCCTTCTCCTTGGAGGGGCTTTGGCGGTCCTCGGTTTCGCCAGGGCTATGATGCTGGATACAGGCTTTGACGTGGCTATGGTGCTTACCTTTGCGATAGTCTCCGTCGTCCTCATGGGAAACCTCGCCGGAGCCGTCCTTCCTCTGATAGCCAGGGCGTTGAAGATGGATCCGGCGATTATGTCCGGGCCCTTTATAACGACTATCGTCGACGTCTTTGGGCTGATAGTTTATTTTGAGATAGCTAGAATGGTGCTAAAAACCTAA
- the rpsI gene encoding 30S ribosomal protein S9, with amino-acid sequence MQTSYTWGTGRRKNAVARVRIAPGEGKILINEREVEEYFPRLCWVTQALEPLKTAGVEGKMDVYVNAHGGGLTGQAGAVRLGIARALIKVNPELRPALKRAGMLCRDSRMVERKKYGQKGARAKYQFSKR; translated from the coding sequence ATGCAGACTTCCTACACATGGGGAACAGGCAGAAGAAAGAACGCCGTTGCCCGAGTTCGTATCGCTCCTGGTGAGGGCAAGATCCTTATCAACGAGAGAGAGGTTGAGGAGTATTTTCCCAGGCTTTGCTGGGTAACCCAGGCCCTTGAGCCCCTTAAGACCGCCGGTGTCGAGGGAAAAATGGACGTTTACGTAAACGCCCACGGCGGTGGCCTTACCGGCCAGGCCGGTGCGGTCCGTCTCGGTATCGCCAGGGCTCTCATAAAGGTAAACCCCGAGCTTCGTCCCGCCCTCAAGAGGGCTGGAATGCTTTGCCGGGATTCCCGGATGGTCGAGCGTAAGAAGTACGGCCAGAAGGGCGCAAGAGCCAAGTACCAGTTCTCCAAGCGTTAA
- the rplM gene encoding 50S ribosomal protein L13 — translation MSDHRTFMAKKGTLQRCWYVVDATDKPLGRLAAQVAMVLMGKHKPTYTPHVDTGDFVIVINAEKIKLTGNKLAKKVYSHSGHPGGFKETTYGDILRKFPERLIEKVVKGMVPRNKLQMSRKLKVYAGSVHPHAAQKPVEMNV, via the coding sequence ATGAGCGATCACCGCACCTTCATGGCCAAGAAGGGCACCCTCCAGCGTTGCTGGTACGTTGTCGATGCCACCGATAAACCTCTCGGTAGGCTCGCCGCCCAGGTGGCTATGGTTCTTATGGGCAAGCATAAGCCCACTTACACGCCCCACGTCGACACTGGAGACTTTGTCATAGTGATAAACGCAGAGAAGATCAAGCTTACCGGCAACAAGCTGGCTAAGAAGGTCTACAGCCACTCGGGACATCCTGGCGGATTCAAGGAGACTACCTACGGGGATATCCTCCGTAAGTTCCCTGAGAGGCTCATAGAGAAGGTCGTAAAAGGAATGGTTCCCCGGAACAAGCTCCAGATGTCCCGGAAGCTTAAAGTCTATGCTGGATCCGTCCACCCCCACGCGGCTCAAAAGCCCGTGGAGATGAACGTCTAG
- a CDS encoding nicotinate phosphoribosyltransferase translates to MAERGSISRLQDVSRLTVDEDRIFSATHEEILNGETTDIYFVKTRDVLKSGDLLGTDVVAEVFTRKSGVFAGLSEMLFLLKDRGDIKVEALSEGDEFSSREVLVRISGPYGSFGMLETVYLGILASSTAWATAARECVVAAQGKPVLCFGARHVHPAVAPAMERVAVKYGGCQAASCILGAKLAGMEPSGTVPHAAILIAGDTLKLARLYDQAMAPDEPRIVLVDTFKDETEESLRIAEALDGRLSGVRLDTPGERGGVTPELVRELRWRLDCAGFKEVSIIASGGITPERIKVLSEAGVDSFGVGSYISNPSPRDMTMDIKMIDGRPIAKRGRLPGLQENPRLKRVL, encoded by the coding sequence ATGGCTGAACGGGGGAGTATATCTCGGTTGCAGGATGTGTCTCGTCTGACCGTCGACGAGGACAGGATATTTAGCGCTACCCACGAGGAAATTCTCAACGGAGAGACCACGGATATCTATTTCGTCAAGACCAGAGATGTGCTAAAATCCGGTGATCTCCTTGGAACTGACGTGGTCGCCGAGGTCTTTACCAGAAAAAGCGGTGTCTTTGCCGGTCTTTCGGAGATGCTTTTTCTTTTGAAGGATCGCGGTGACATCAAGGTAGAGGCCCTCTCCGAAGGGGATGAGTTCTCCTCCAGAGAGGTTCTAGTCAGGATAAGCGGTCCCTACGGATCCTTTGGGATGCTTGAGACCGTCTATCTTGGAATTCTTGCCAGCTCTACCGCATGGGCGACCGCCGCTAGAGAGTGTGTAGTAGCCGCTCAAGGTAAGCCCGTTCTGTGCTTTGGAGCTAGGCACGTTCACCCCGCAGTTGCCCCTGCGATGGAGCGAGTTGCGGTGAAATACGGGGGCTGTCAGGCCGCTAGCTGTATTTTAGGGGCCAAGCTCGCTGGCATGGAACCCTCGGGAACCGTCCCTCACGCTGCCATTCTGATAGCTGGGGATACCTTAAAACTGGCGAGGCTTTACGATCAGGCTATGGCTCCCGATGAACCGAGAATCGTCCTGGTCGACACCTTCAAAGACGAGACCGAGGAGTCTCTTAGGATCGCTGAGGCCCTCGACGGAAGGCTTTCGGGGGTCAGGCTCGATACTCCAGGGGAAAGAGGGGGAGTTACCCCCGAGCTGGTGAGAGAGCTGAGATGGCGACTGGACTGTGCCGGTTTTAAAGAGGTCTCCATTATCGCTTCCGGCGGGATAACCCCTGAGAGGATAAAAGTGCTTTCAGAAGCGGGAGTGGACTCCTTCGGCGTTGGAAGCTACATATCCAACCCTAGTCCTAGGGACATGACCATGGACATAAAGATGATAGACGGCAGACCTATCGCTAAAAGAGGGCGGTTGCCGGGGCTTCAGGAAAATCCTAGGCTTAAAAGAGTTCTCTGA
- the secG gene encoding preprotein translocase subunit SecG — MKTALAIVHILLCLVLISVVLMQHRKQGGFGGLFGGGSQADVSSNQWQRFTALTKITVVVTMLFMLTSVVLVVS; from the coding sequence ATGAAGACCGCATTGGCTATCGTCCACATTTTGCTCTGTCTTGTGCTGATCTCGGTAGTTTTGATGCAGCACAGAAAACAAGGTGGTTTCGGAGGGCTGTTCGGTGGCGGAAGCCAGGCCGACGTGTCGTCCAACCAGTGGCAGCGGTTTACGGCTCTTACCAAGATAACCGTCGTCGTTACCATGCTGTTTATGTTGACGTCGGTTGTCCTGGTAGTATCGTAG
- the rdgB gene encoding RdgB/HAM1 family non-canonical purine NTP pyrophosphatase: MHLRDMVIASGNKGKFVEFRDLLSPLGIELHFGKDMSDLDVEETGSTFLENATLKARAWASHAKMAALADDSGIEVEALDGRPGIYSARMGCDERSCRDWLLNELQGIENRKARYTAALVLALPDGGLWSTEEYCYGTVAVEPRGENGFGYDPIFIPEGYDMTFGELEGSIKSSISHRAKASRNFIKWLADGGNMVK, encoded by the coding sequence TTGCATCTTCGTGATATGGTTATAGCCAGTGGGAATAAAGGCAAGTTCGTCGAGTTTCGAGACCTTCTGAGTCCTTTAGGTATCGAACTCCATTTTGGCAAAGATATGTCCGATCTGGACGTGGAGGAGACAGGGTCCACCTTTCTCGAGAACGCAACACTCAAGGCCCGTGCATGGGCTTCACACGCTAAAATGGCGGCTCTCGCCGACGATAGCGGCATAGAGGTAGAGGCCCTTGATGGCCGACCGGGAATATACTCCGCCAGGATGGGATGCGATGAGCGTTCCTGTCGAGATTGGCTTTTAAACGAGCTCCAGGGCATTGAGAACCGAAAGGCGAGATACACCGCCGCTTTGGTCCTGGCCTTGCCCGACGGTGGGCTATGGTCTACGGAGGAATATTGCTACGGAACGGTGGCTGTGGAGCCCAGGGGCGAAAACGGTTTTGGATACGATCCTATATTTATACCTGAAGGATACGACATGACCTTCGGAGAGTTAGAGGGATCGATAAAATCCTCCATATCTCATAGGGCAAAAGCGTCGAGAAATTTTATAAAGTGGCTTGCAGATGGCGGAAATATGGTAAAATAG
- the rph gene encoding ribonuclease PH codes for MRNNLLEKREDGRSGSDLREISFERGYTCYAEGSCLVSFGKTKVLCNVSVEEKVPPFLRGSGSGWITAEYSLLPRSTSTRVPRDISKGRLNGRSSEIQRLIGRSLRAAVDLEQLGERTLWVDCDVIQADGGTRTAAITGGFVAVVDALRYLWRSGKVGVIPLRSHVAAVSVGTVKGRLLSDLCYQEDSHADVDMNVVMDGNGNYIEIQGTGENGVFSKGELQDMLSLAANSIEKLVALQENALDMDGEELEALASS; via the coding sequence ATGAGAAATAATTTATTAGAGAAGCGGGAAGACGGGAGATCTGGATCGGATCTGCGGGAAATATCCTTCGAGAGAGGTTATACCTGTTATGCCGAGGGATCCTGTCTGGTCTCCTTTGGAAAGACTAAAGTCCTCTGTAACGTATCGGTGGAGGAGAAAGTCCCTCCTTTTTTAAGAGGATCCGGGAGTGGATGGATAACGGCGGAGTACTCCCTCTTGCCCAGGTCAACATCGACCAGGGTTCCTAGGGACATATCAAAAGGACGTCTTAACGGCAGAAGCAGCGAAATTCAGAGGCTTATAGGCCGATCTCTAAGGGCCGCTGTGGATCTCGAGCAGCTAGGGGAGAGGACCTTATGGGTGGACTGCGACGTCATACAGGCGGACGGAGGAACCAGAACCGCCGCCATTACCGGTGGCTTCGTTGCTGTGGTAGACGCCCTGAGGTATCTTTGGAGATCCGGCAAGGTTGGGGTTATACCTCTGAGGTCTCACGTCGCAGCGGTTAGCGTAGGTACCGTAAAGGGAAGGCTTCTGTCGGACCTGTGCTATCAGGAGGACAGCCATGCGGACGTGGACATGAACGTCGTCATGGACGGCAACGGAAATTACATAGAGATACAGGGAACCGGGGAAAACGGCGTGTTCAGCAAAGGAGAGCTTCAGGACATGTTGTCCCTCGCGGCAAACTCCATCGAAAAGCTCGTCGCCTTACAGGAAAATGCCCTTGATATGGACGGAGAGGAGCTGGAAGCCCTTGCATCTTCGTGA
- a CDS encoding GerMN domain-containing protein, translating to MIDLREDMGISSDRRSRRSRQERETKPSGPLKFLVRALAWGAVATIFFSMGYLSSGWLLNYLDGRGIGGQPEVVSSVEQADNLMSSSGEGIQTLVDMGKRVTFNIYVPDDKGKMIREKVEMASGVMEDDVIKLLETLLSRLSEAKVFASDVNIKNVFRDGEMMYLNFNEPFQIALSKLSAQKGSLVMTGVVRSVTDNFMPVARVQFMINGEIRESAGEVPLSVPWELRKQS from the coding sequence ATGATTGACCTGAGAGAGGATATGGGGATATCGAGTGATAGACGATCCAGAAGGAGCAGGCAGGAGAGGGAGACAAAGCCGTCGGGTCCTCTAAAATTCCTGGTGAGAGCTTTGGCCTGGGGAGCGGTGGCCACGATATTTTTCTCCATGGGTTATCTTAGTTCCGGATGGTTACTCAACTACCTCGACGGCAGAGGAATCGGAGGACAGCCGGAGGTCGTCAGTTCCGTAGAGCAGGCGGATAACCTGATGTCCTCCTCCGGAGAGGGGATACAGACCCTTGTGGATATGGGCAAGAGGGTGACGTTCAATATATATGTCCCCGACGATAAGGGAAAGATGATAAGGGAAAAGGTCGAAATGGCTTCAGGGGTGATGGAGGACGACGTGATAAAGCTCCTCGAGACCCTTCTGTCCAGGCTTTCAGAGGCTAAGGTCTTTGCCTCTGACGTAAACATTAAAAACGTGTTTAGGGATGGGGAGATGATGTATCTGAATTTCAACGAACCCTTTCAAATCGCTCTGTCCAAACTCTCCGCACAAAAAGGTTCTTTGGTGATGACCGGAGTGGTCAGAAGCGTCACCGATAACTTTATGCCCGTGGCCAGGGTACAGTTTATGATAAACGGAGAGATCCGGGAATCGGCGGGAGAAGTCCCTCTCTCCGTTCCCTGGGAGCTTAGAAAACAATCTTGA
- a CDS encoding N-acetylmuramoyl-L-alanine amidase, whose translation MAIGEMGRLLGYSAKSLNDGLLIAKGNVNLQVIPNAAAVWLGYEILSLRKKAFVSDGRWWMDSESSLTVMEKLLAKSGDGSRLLWRGGSSPSVEVAVPEAPPVSPTPSVLPVSKVEAASFRWGVHEDRIRLVVETEEQVPFKSVADGLRFSFKGNPQVRPSPDPSLSTEIKKEGDGWVLSVSSPGWKHTVFELTDPHRVVVDFLRPFTAPAVVSLPPTAPSPSKPRPAPSSKKRPLVVVDAGHGGKDPGAVAHGRREKDLALQISKRLVKNIQALGMDARLTRDGDRYLKLRERTDLANKWDADAFVSIHLNALPKGRHAKGVEIYLMALPTDKDAMELAKIENAELAEGENGQGGDKTSLLLSILGDMQQNNKIQESTNFAEALFAAGKRGKLPMRRVAQAPFYVLRGAAMPAVLVETGFISELSEAKMLVDPSYQERLAKSLAQGIKAYLK comes from the coding sequence GTGGCGATAGGAGAGATGGGCAGGCTTTTAGGCTATTCCGCTAAGTCCCTGAACGATGGACTGCTTATAGCTAAGGGGAACGTAAACCTTCAGGTTATTCCTAACGCCGCGGCGGTATGGCTAGGTTATGAGATCCTATCCCTGAGGAAGAAGGCTTTTGTCTCCGATGGGCGATGGTGGATGGACTCGGAGTCCTCTTTGACGGTGATGGAGAAACTTTTGGCAAAATCGGGGGATGGATCCAGGCTTTTATGGCGCGGGGGATCATCTCCATCGGTGGAGGTCGCTGTCCCTGAGGCTCCTCCTGTATCTCCTACGCCTTCCGTTTTGCCTGTGTCTAAAGTCGAAGCGGCTTCCTTCCGATGGGGTGTTCACGAGGACAGGATCAGATTGGTCGTCGAAACGGAAGAACAAGTGCCCTTTAAGTCCGTCGCAGATGGGCTGAGGTTTTCCTTTAAGGGTAATCCGCAAGTTAGACCTTCCCCCGACCCATCGCTTTCAACGGAGATAAAAAAAGAGGGCGACGGCTGGGTTTTGTCGGTATCATCTCCTGGGTGGAAACACACCGTGTTTGAGCTGACCGACCCTCACAGGGTTGTGGTCGATTTTTTGAGGCCCTTTACCGCCCCTGCGGTGGTGTCTCTCCCCCCTACCGCTCCTTCTCCCTCAAAACCTCGCCCTGCCCCTTCGTCTAAAAAAAGGCCTTTGGTGGTAGTAGATGCCGGGCACGGCGGAAAGGACCCCGGTGCGGTCGCCCATGGCCGTAGGGAGAAGGATCTGGCCCTACAGATATCCAAGAGATTGGTAAAGAACATCCAAGCACTCGGAATGGACGCTAGGCTGACAAGAGATGGAGATCGTTATCTAAAGCTCAGGGAAAGGACGGACCTGGCAAATAAATGGGATGCCGATGCCTTCGTCAGCATACACCTTAACGCCCTGCCCAAGGGAAGACACGCAAAAGGTGTAGAGATATATCTCATGGCCCTTCCTACCGACAAAGACGCTATGGAGCTCGCCAAGATAGAGAACGCAGAACTTGCGGAAGGCGAAAACGGCCAGGGAGGCGACAAGACAAGCCTTCTTCTCAGCATACTGGGCGATATGCAGCAGAACAATAAAATTCAGGAGAGCACCAACTTTGCGGAGGCTCTCTTCGCCGCTGGAAAGAGGGGCAAACTACCTATGAGAAGGGTCGCTCAGGCCCCCTTCTACGTCCTTAGAGGGGCGGCTATGCCGGCGGTTCTGGTGGAGACCGGTTTTATCTCCGAGCTTTCAGAGGCTAAAATGCTGGTGGACCCCTCCTACCAAGAAAGACTCGCTAAATCCCTGGCTCAGGGTATAAAGGCGTATTTAAAATGA